The Pieris rapae chromosome 9, ilPieRapa1.1, whole genome shotgun sequence region ccTAGATGTCGATGGGCTGCGACGTCTGCCTTTtcgggcgtcccgcaggctcgtttgcccccctattatataaaaaaatagcaagTATCAACCAGAGAGCATAATCATATATctctataacaaataaaatatctcttaAACAGTTTCCAGAAGATGGAGATTTAAGATGCACAATCAAAGCattgaaaatattcaaagttAAAAAGTGTTCACGTGATCAAATTGTCGGTTACCTAATAACAAtgtctttatataattattatactataaacattaaccatttgttaattaatattattttattatatcggagttgaaaaatatttggtgACAAAAGAATCTTGTTGCATTCTTAATTATAAGGATAAATTCCAGTCCGGAACATGATAATGGATTAGGGGACACAATCGCGCAATGTCCTTTCGAGACATTTCCAAGATTTTGGtttgattttatgaaattgttgGGGAGTGTTTGGTGAGTGTATTTGCACTAATGCAAACAGAGTCAGTTTGCACAGTATTGCCTTGGGAAATTAAGATGgaaaaactatatatagtGCAGTTATTTGGCTGTCTTGGCTTGAAGGTTATTTTACTTTTGCTTAGAGTTTCTgtcttataaattaagtttgatCATTTGGTttcaactttatatttatgatcATAATCCCGATTTGATTTGACAAAtatcgtattttttatgtaaaattagctATGCCTTGTGAATGTGTATCATAATGCGTTTACTGAATTGCAATTacacaataaacaattattgaataaatatgtaattacttTTATCTATGTGTATTGTACTTAAAGCGTGTTCCGAACTTGCCAAGTGTTCCACCGAATTAACAAGTGTTTATAAAACGATAGAATAAACGAATATCAGATTCAATATTGAATCACTTCCAACAAATTTTTATCCATTTCACAGTAATTTTAACTAACCTTTGCAACTTAGTCCAGTTTTAAGTAAAGAAAgggaagaaaagaaaagaacaatgtaatatattgtCTTTGGAATTATCTAGAAAACATAAACGtacatagataaatataatttatatctttcattatcaagtgttttatttacacaactAATACAAGTGTTATTTATACCTTATCTAGTAAAACACTTGAAGGAACACGGTAAGcaaacattttcatataaatacacCTATGTCATTCTAATAACATCAATTGTCAACAGAAAATAGCAGTGATGAGTTTTCTTAACAAAGTTGTTTTAATCACCGGAGCCAGCTCTGGTATCGGTGCCGCAGCCGCCGTAGAATTCGCGAAAGTTGGAGCCAAAGTTGCCATTGTTGGAAGAAATTTAGAAAAACTGCAAAAAGTATCCGAATTGTGCATCAAAAATGGATCCAAACCATTGGTCATCAAAGCTGATATTGGTAACGATGAAGAATgtgaaaaaatcattaatctAGTTATAAAAGAATTTGGTAAACTTGATGTACTAGTAAACAATGCTGGTTTTCTACATTATGGATCCATTTTAGAAGGTAATCTCCTAGAAGGTTACGATAAAACAATGAGAGTTAACGTACGTGCGCACGTTCATATGACATCACTTGCGGCACCTTACTTAGTTAAAACCAAAgggaatattattaatatatcaagCGCAGCTGCAACGTCAACAACAAGTTTAAAAGGTCGGCTTCCATATTTTGTATCAAAAGCCGCTTTAAACCATTTTACTCGATGTTGTGCCATAGAACTGGCAAGCAACGGTGTAAGAGTCAATACAATTAGTCCAGGCCCAGTTAAAACTGACTTTTTTGACAATTCAGGTCTTGATGACATTGACGTGGACAGCTTTGCAGATATGATGCCACTTAAACGGGTATCAGAGTCAGTAGAAATAGCTGACATGATTCTTTTCTTAGCTAGTGACCGAGCCATTGGTGTTACTGGTTCAGAGTTTGTTGTCGATAACGGATATTTATTAAGggcataatatataattaaaatcatttaataattcaacCAGATTATTGTTGTTcaagtttgtttaaaattaaatataaaagctcCTTGTTAAGCTACATTATACAATagatatttgaataaagtCATTAGTAGTTTTCTTCTAATACATTGTTTCCTTATTTCGTCCTCACATCTTTAAGGTTATGTAATCGTTCGAGATAGCTAAGGTTTTCCTTATGAGAACTCCGATGAACAGGATCCACAACAAATTGTGTTCCagtaaaaagaataaaaatactttatttccGAATACATACAAAAGTACATACAGAAATATCAAATCCTCCTTAATACGGTACTTTCAACAAAACCttcgttaaatataattacatcaTTCCCAAACCTTTTATCGAAATTGATCAAAAGCTTTGTCAAAAGATAACTCCTCTAAAGGTCATTGAAAGATGACGAAAAGGCTTACAGAGACCTTGGCAAAATCGATTTGTCGAAACGTGCGcgatattttaacataagcCGGTGAAATACTGACAATATCGATATCAGAGATAAACCATTGAGGTGatattgttgtattttatcatatttaaattatggatTAGTGCTATGCTAAAACAGAATATCCATAACACACCGCTTAATTCGCCTAACACGGACAACAATTGTTCGCGTAGCAATATtcgatcaatttttttacatattttttttattatagaacagaacctgatgttaagtgataccgccgcccatggacactctcgatgctggAGGGCtggtgagtgcgttgccggccttttaagaatttgtacgctctatTCTCGATGGAATAGAGCGTACAAATTACTACTTCTAATacttcttttataaaatttaaaaacaaatctttgTCAATAGTCAATCACTATTAGAATATAATCTAAACACACATTAGGTTGGCATCGTTActttaaaacatatgaaatactatatatgaattgattatatatagattaaataaaacttgtatGACGCCGATACCAACTGATTAGGTAAGACTGTtatcaatagttttatttttatcgtacGAAATTTTACTATCAGAATGAACTGAAAATGACTTTAAAATACTAGCTGTAAGGTATACATTTaacttaaacatattaaacaaatacgaACACATTATATTAACGAagtcttgtatttttattaccttttatatattttattatttaaagggTTACTTGGTACGTATCGGACACAGAATAACGATATTTTctcattgttaataaataatttgaaatatttcctCGGGCAAAACATAATCGAAAGGTGCTGTATTGTATAGAATAATGACAATGATCTTGTATGCAAATGAGTTACATCATATTGGTCAATACGGTGGTAATGCCGTGGTCGCCGCTACTCCATACATAACGTTCTGAACGACAGCTCGATTAAGCACAGCCATTTTGTGGCCATGGATTGAAAacgtattttacttaatattgcGAAAATATTGTTCATTTGCCGAATGATTTCGGTTTtcaatttaatgtattcatgtTAAGTACAGTTTTGTacgtattttttgtgtttattaaaatcatcgTGTAAGTGAATATTTGTgtacagttatttttttttaatatcgtcTTAAGTTATTTAGAGGAAAATACGTTTACAATTTCTTATGCAATTTAATTTCTacggaaaaaatattgtagtttaatactgaatataaatttatacagtTATCTGATTAATTGAACTTTTAAACCTGTAGACATATACGTATGTCATTTTCTTAACGATACGAGGTTTTGTACTGCTGGATCTGACGCCACAGATCAACGATAACAGTATTACcatttaaagcatttttttataaatttaaatgcacACTCATAACATgctatataattgtttacaatAGGCCCTGCGGCCCAAAATGTATAGGCCTTCAAAATAAGAAAGGTCTGTACTACTTGTACTTCCTTCCAGTAGTATCAACTGCTGTAGCAGCAATTGAcaggaatttattatttcttttatacgAATTTCATTTCACTGAGGTGTTGTTTCACAAAAACGCATGGTAAACGCATACAGTATTAAAACCACAGCGCAAAATTGCCTATATAAATTTAGCTGGATAGGTTGGGGCACTGGTAAAACTGGCGATTCTGATGCAGCCCAACTGACAAATTATTCTGTGCTACCAACGTATGTATGTAGGGTTTATAGACCGAATGGATTTCAGTTCGACGggtttattgaaaataacgTTCGCCGAGTTTTTTCGCCTGGAAACTGGTCTGTTTGTTTCGtggatttttgttttgttttacatcttgttaattacttatttcatgttactttttatttatcagaattattgaaaatattttattcttatttctttAGCTATGATTTCAACTTTACAGTTGCTGGATTTTGGCATCAGTGGAAAGTTACTTAACTTACTTACTTAACAAATGTATAACGATATAAAACTAagtttataaatcaaaaacgGGACCTTACTTAGAAAATAGTCATGAGAACTTCAGcgcaaatattttacaacgaGATCTTATGCAATTCCTTTCCAATTACAATCATCTTATCGTTTATACAACGGACTAGCAAATATATATGCAATCGTCTGTTGTTTTACAAACAGTTGTTactaatgtgaaaaaaatagacaaacaaaagatattttaaacatttatttttataacttaaaagtaGATTGTTGCAACCCAAccaacaaacaaaaactacATTAAAGTAGACAAACTGATGGATACAGCAGTTTGGCGAGTGCAATTATCATTAGAAGCGAACAATGAGACAATTATAGGGCAGCTCGTTAGGTAACCGATCAATTAGCTTCGATTTTGAACTTTCTAACGGAGTTAGGCGTTCGGGAACATTAATTTAGGTGAAATTCGTTCGCTTGATGCTCCCTTAGAGCCAAATGGTGTTTTCCTACtctgtataatgtatatccGATACAACtgataaaataattggtaaaaattaaatgactactaaaatacttttacgTTTACCTTATTCTTATACgaattatatttgtgtaactGAAAAAAATCAACTTAAAGGTGAATCAGAGAAGTTTaagactaaatttatttaaattcatacgacacatattaataataatttactccATTCATCTTAAgatctatatattatgttttagttgTCTTCCTTAGAGAAAGATCACTCAGTCACGGATCATAAGCTTGTTTATCTACGTAATAATCCATTGAAGCACGCCTGATCTCTTATATTGCTAAAAACtccaatacaaatttaattgtttgatagttaaatgttttgagtttaaaaaaatgtcaaatggTTTCATTACCAGACTCTCATAAACACTCAAGTAACAATAAagctatatttatatgtatatgtaataaacataCTATCaagtagaaaattatataactaatttaaatattactcatGCAAGGGTTCAGTGCAGTGATTAAATTAGTTCACTCGAGTGAAATGCCTCCTAAGAAACCTTTGACATTTACCCATGCACTTATAGCCTAAttgatatttcaaaatggtCAGCCTATTTGCCCTTTTGATCGGTCGTTTAAAGTCTTAAactaagttttataattttctacagATTTAGGATTTCTACCGAAAAAAggtagaaagaaagaaaaatatggtTTTCGATTGGATACTGAGTACACCTTTCTGATCTGTTACCAATTGttctttctttaaaaaaaagcattctTATATAAAACCGTATATGATAgtcctatattttatataggacTTTTATATGCCAACAAATGATTATGGTTTAGATGCGGAGTTTtcttaaagataatattaaaaataccacaTGACGTAgcaatattttagatttaaaataacgtCAAACTATGAATACAATACCTGACAGTGGTGATTTGTATAAACTCAAAATTGGCTCAGACATTAGCGGTCCGGCGGCttctggaaataaatattctattttaaacattaattcatcTGTTAAATCTCTTTTAACTGAATTTCCGTGAGATTGCTGCGAAATTGctctattaaaacatttagtttttaaatgttttgatatttttcgaatagttataactattaaatacaaccaatataataatgaaaaatactcCGCATTTATAAAGAGTTTTCATCAGCTATTATGATTGACAAATGACTAATCATTGTTTTCTTTAGGagaaaatttaacttttaaatagtatggtttttaatattctttactCGTGTAATTTAAGACGATACCATTAAACTTACCATTACCATTTTAcgtctttatttaaaatgtaccgTCTGATAATCAATTGATTATCAAGTTAAGCCGTGATTAAGTTCCTACTAGATGAATAATTAACAGCgccatttaattatattactaattGGACGTGATCGATAAAGTACTTGTTATATCaagtattgaaaatattttacctagTAGATGTTTCTGCCATTTATATACGAGTATCAATCCAGTACAACTTACTTACATTCTATTTACAAATcttaattatctattatttacgaattatttataatacaactattaaagtttaatattcattaatatgaaatatatttaatgcgATAAACCTAAACCTTTTAAAACTATACAGAGTAaacttaagttttaattttcgtCTTTGTTTAATCGGTGATATATTTTGTTCCATCTTAATGTAAACGGTTCTTCTAgagactttattttttttaaatttcgtatGAAGGACTATTACCTTTGTATTACCAGACTCATTgttgtaagaaaaaaaacgtGTTCCGTGTCTCTAGCTACAGTTTCTATAAATGCTTATATTTGgaaaataacatttcaatacaataaaaaaagacaagatctaaatgaataaaaatgaatcttgGTAAGGCGAATAGATATTCGTGAACAGACATTAGGCAAACCGTCCTTTACCGTTTTGGCTTCGTTGCGGACGTTAATTCCTAATTGCATGCACTCACTGCCAAGACAGTATCCAATATTATGTGTGAGTTTGTCTATCACCATTTTTTCTACTGAAttggatttaataaaaaaatccatgtCGGGAAATGTAATGTGAGTATTAAGTCGGAAGTAAACAATGTGTTATCAAGACTATATCGAATGTGAATTatacgatatttatttttatattttctttttctgtaACTAACCTAATTAAACACGAAAACGCAACAGTCTTTATAAAAGCTTCCTATATCTATCTTCTATGAAAATGACGTCTCAACTAGcaataacttaatattctctaaaactttattatctaCAAATACActgtttcaaaatattatcgaATATGCTATCGTTGCGCTcacaacaattttaaaactaaaaatgtagTAAGAATTTCTCCACAGCAATATTATAAGAGTTTCTAAGACTTAACAAAAGAATTACTTGCAAGTTATAAAGCAATTTCACATCTGCTATAACTAGTCTAGTCTTCGTACAGATAATGTAACATCAACAGTAATGAAAAACAGGAAAGAATTATgcgataacaattttttttaattgaattttattgacATTCTACTATGATTGATAAAttcattatgttattttatacttaaagattatatttaacatttttgtctATAAAGCAAAGATTTTAGGtcttgtacatatatattatgtacaaatagcAATTGTACATCGTTTTGATACAAATTGTAACGGTTTGTGTTtagaagttatttttaataagtatataaccTAATTACCAtttcattgaaatttttaCACACGTTATAAATTAAGAAGCCTTTAAACCAACAAGCGATATCTACCAAGCAACCAGATTTCAATCTTGAAAGAAAAGAAACCCAGAAAATGAATATTCAAAATGTcagatatctatataaaattataatataactaaaacaaaGAATTAAGTTAGACAGAAAACATTAATTAGGATCAGTAATATacgaataattgtaatataaaattcgtcTATAGTTATACTTAATTCATCACTGAAATTAGTTATTACATcgtaaaactattaaaaaagaaactagACAAAATAATCTGCTTTTGTGATTttcttaaagttttttttttcatactaaCATAACtccgtttatttttaaatacataagtattgcatttttgacaattttattattaatgcgtAATTGTATGTAGGAATACCATATACAAGATAAATCActgttatttgtatatactaGCAAAACGGAAACGTTTTGTTGTGTGAATGCACAAGAGTTTTAAACTAgctatttcattcaaaatgaCAATGTGATTTTCCGCACTTTACACTATAATGAAAATGCGATCGCGAAGATTTATGCGCGATACAACGATTTGCTTTTAGTACCGAGTCGTGTATGTTACTTGTCGTAATAGCTTTTGGATTATCATCATTTTCCAATATTTAGATTAGATATAGTTTGAATTCTCTCACTGTAAGATATGAAAATGGTATTGAAAATTaaggataaattaattactcgGTTGTATTCTTggttacattttgtttattttataattactcaATTATTGATACACGAATAATATTACTGTATATGTAACAgaaacaattttctattaaaaaccaTTTCACAATAATGAAGCGATGTAATTGTAAACTTaacttaacataattttaaatttatccgacgttttgCGTGTTTTACAGCGTGAGTGGTCAcagtgactgaagacaaaaggtattgaatgtcaaaaaagtatcacagctgtagaaaaagttgtattatttcCCCGAAGTTGGTATCGACCCTTcatcttttaatttacaataaaacatagcttcaatccggtaaaaagtgttttgttcaaatgtataaaagctatattaataaaagacaatactagatGTAATTGTACtgaaatacttatataatgtaaatttcaaaTCAACAGTACCAAGAAGCatatgacaaaaatataagaaaaactgTATTCCGTAGTTGTGGTACGTCcgattacaaaatacaaactaAATAACACATCAAGCTTAACACAATTTCAACGTTCAAGACAAACAAGATCAAAGATCGAGATTAGCTAATGACGCGTTTTATTTGCCGACAATTTATGACtaattttctctttaattCTTTTTGTAAAGGTCACCTCGTGATTTATGGCTTTTGGTCTTATATTTTCAATGATTGtaggttaaatatttatttatttaataaaaataatataatatctcttCTGACTCcataataattgtaacttATACCAAAAACATACTGTAAAAACGTAATGAAACGTAAATGGAAAAtagactttaatatttaaatttgttggtTTGAGACCAATAaaataagcattatttattatttataacattttacgAATTCACTaacgaattttatataagaaatttgattaaaaaaaacattgttggTTGCCCAAAGTGATTTCTGCaactgtatatattaataaacatctgTTTACATATACATTGAAACTATTACAAATTtgtcacaaaaaaaatatccaatttttttttgtgcatTTTTATTCGCCTATATagataacataacataataatatcacAATCTGATTCATGTCAATGAGCATAAGATATTGCTGTGCAAAATAAATCGTttgtaatttaagaaataataatgaattattccTTAGCCTTCAGCGTCATATGAAAAACGTAGCTAAagataaatatcttatatagaATCTACGTTTTGCTATTATTTCGATTAGTAATATAAGtaccaacaaaaaaaataaaaacatgtgtCGTACAGAACTTAAAGATGTATCCATAATGGAATTGTAAATAACGGGACTAACTAtacaaatagtatatatatgtatagtttaatattgatttaggCTTTGAATTCAAGGCAACGTTTTGCGTGTATAATGACTGGGACTTATGTGAAATATTTGAAGttaattttgtgaaaaaaaaaacatttataaaaacgacaatttaatttaatttttactctatccactttaatttatttcaccgCAACAATAGaaacaaagtttataaaatttaacaattctaatgaaacaatatttaaactttcacCACGTTATTTTGTTTCGAACCACACACAAACCACATGACACTTCAGAATcatagattaatatttatcgctggttaaaattaacaatgaatTATGGTAGCTATAAATCTTTTGTcgcgtttaatttaaatttctagttTCACTAAAACTGTTGGCTATTTTGAGTTTTATCTTTTTGCGTAAATCAAACATTTCACCAGAAGGGTATACTTTCTTttcttatctatttattagttattaatattcactgcgttaatatttttatttttaccaccTAAATGTTATTAGgtatttgtattgaatttttatctttaaaactttttttagtaACATTGGATAGTATCTATGGGCAGTAAACATCTCTGGGTATACCTACAAAAATGAATTTCTATTCAGCTTTACCTCGTGAGTAAATTTGCATAGCAGCTCTATATCATTCCATAATTATGTTTCATTAATATCGCGGAATTAATGGACGAAGCTTCGTgcaaaaaatgcaaattatatttttaatttaaattagacaGTTGTGTATTCAAAACGTGacttgatttttaaatcttggtTATGTTTGCCATTTTGGGAAATATTTTAtgccttttaattttttttcattcctccagttaagtttttcattttattagttcCAATAGCAAGATGAATGtattacagtatttatatatatagtgttaCATGTTGCATcgaatgatttgattttatgcGAACGATTAATAATTCATGAACTATTA contains the following coding sequences:
- the LOC111003673 gene encoding uncharacterized oxidoreductase TM_0325-like yields the protein MSFLNKVVLITGASSGIGAAAAVEFAKVGAKVAIVGRNLEKLQKVSELCIKNGSKPLVIKADIGNDEECEKIINLVIKEFGKLDVLVNNAGFLHYGSILEGNLLEGYDKTMRVNVRAHVHMTSLAAPYLVKTKGNIINISSAAATSTTSLKGRLPYFVSKAALNHFTRCCAIELASNGVRVNTISPGPVKTDFFDNSGLDDIDVDSFADMMPLKRVSESVEIADMILFLASDRAIGVTGSEFVVDNGYLLRA